A stretch of Gymnodinialimonas phycosphaerae DNA encodes these proteins:
- a CDS encoding MBL fold metallo-hydrolase — protein sequence MTHPIRTPFLNIPADGEAVEVAPGVLWLRIPLPMALDHVNIYALRDEDGWTVVDTGVNSRRTIALWEKILDGPLGGAPVTRLVVTHHHPDHVGLAGWFQGRGAELHMTRTAWLFSRMLTLDEQAQATDEQVQFWIDAGMDAEVLAARRAERPFNFADIVYPMPLGFTRLHEDSTIKMGGRTWDIRFGHGHAPDHATFWSREGDLVIGGDQLLATISPNIGVYATEPGADPLGDWMNACEALQPHALETHLVLPGHKLPFTGLPSRMRQLIDNHHRALARLRDHIAKGPCSAAECFPPLFKRKIDGGTYGLALVEAVAHLNHMHQLGQVTRARRADGAWAYSLT from the coding sequence ATGACACATCCTATTCGCACGCCGTTTCTCAATATCCCTGCCGATGGGGAGGCCGTGGAAGTTGCCCCCGGTGTCCTGTGGCTGCGCATTCCGCTGCCGATGGCGCTGGACCACGTCAATATTTACGCGCTTCGTGACGAGGATGGTTGGACGGTGGTGGACACCGGCGTGAACTCTCGCCGCACGATTGCGTTATGGGAGAAGATCCTTGACGGACCTCTTGGCGGAGCGCCGGTGACACGCTTGGTCGTCACCCACCACCATCCCGATCACGTGGGGCTTGCGGGCTGGTTCCAGGGCCGTGGTGCCGAGTTGCACATGACACGCACGGCGTGGCTCTTTTCGCGCATGTTGACGCTGGACGAGCAGGCGCAGGCCACGGACGAGCAGGTGCAGTTCTGGATCGACGCGGGAATGGACGCCGAGGTTCTGGCCGCCCGCCGCGCAGAGCGGCCGTTCAACTTCGCCGATATTGTCTACCCGATGCCCCTGGGGTTCACGCGCCTGCACGAGGATAGCACCATCAAGATGGGCGGGCGCACCTGGGATATCCGCTTTGGCCACGGCCATGCGCCGGACCACGCGACGTTCTGGAGCCGGGAGGGCGATCTGGTCATCGGTGGCGACCAGCTTCTGGCCACGATTTCCCCCAACATCGGCGTCTACGCGACCGAGCCGGGTGCCGACCCTCTGGGGGACTGGATGAATGCCTGCGAGGCATTGCAGCCCCACGCGCTTGAGACGCACTTGGTTCTGCCGGGCCACAAGCTGCCCTTCACCGGGTTGCCGTCGCGGATGCGGCAGTTGATCGACAACCATCACCGCGCCCTCGCGCGGTTGCGTGACCACATCGCCAAGGGTCCATGCAGCGCGGCAGAGTGTTTCCCGCCGCTGTTCAAGCGCAAGATAGACGGCGGGACCTATGGCCTTGCGCTGGTGGAGGCGGTGGCGCACCTCAACCACATGCACCAGTTGGGGCAGGTGACGCGGGCGCGGCGCGCTGACGGCGCCTGGGCCTACAGCCTGACATAA